A single genomic interval of halophilic archaeon DL31 harbors:
- a CDS encoding hypothetical protein (KEGG: htu:Htur_0694 hypothetical protein), whose protein sequence is MPNTSIPFDGTVLRQAAALASVGPNRLPELLGRVDAHLVSQRETFRRQYEQVHADEERELFLVAEEFWPALGAELALGDREWKAVRRAHETQLERVGSRVGRREEFETALEIRSAVVISRD, encoded by the coding sequence ATGCCGAACACGTCGATTCCCTTCGACGGGACCGTGCTTCGGCAGGCAGCCGCCCTCGCCAGCGTTGGCCCAAATCGACTCCCCGAGCTACTGGGCCGTGTCGACGCCCACCTCGTGAGCCAGCGGGAGACGTTCCGCCGACAGTACGAGCAGGTCCACGCCGACGAAGAGCGAGAGCTGTTTCTGGTCGCTGAGGAGTTCTGGCCCGCGTTGGGCGCGGAGTTGGCGCTGGGCGACCGGGAGTGGAAAGCGGTGCGCCGGGCGCACGAAACCCAACTCGAACGCGTCGGGAGCCGGGTCGGCCGTCGCGAAGAGTTCGAGACGGCGTTGGAGATTCGCAGCGCGGTCGTCATCAGTCGAGACTGA
- a CDS encoding Aldehyde ferredoxin oxidoreductase (PFAM: Aldehyde ferredoxin oxidoreductase, C-terminal; Aldehyde ferredoxin oxidoreductase, N-terminal~KEGG: hvo:HVO_2183 aldehyde ferredoxin oxidoreductase~SMART: Aldehyde ferredoxin oxidoreductase, N-terminal) yields MTELGGYQDHIAEVDLSSEQVNYRGVDDEDAKKYIGARGLGVKELFEAGADVDPLSPENRLCFMNGPLTGTQTVMSGRIAIVTKSPLTGTVTDSHHGGWSGARLKWAGFDGLVFDGRAEKPVYAYVEDDEVELRSADHLMGRGVHDTIDAIGEEVDGQIGKNLSVMAIGPGGENEVRYACIVNEDDRASGRGGTGCVMGNKNLKAVVVKSGTRMPKPKDPETFKEGYQQAMQVIQESDVTAPNEGGLSLYGTNVLMNITEEMDGLPTKNGKYTSTSAFRDAGEGDIDAERVSGENVRENILVDEPTCHSCPVACKKEVEVTAEHKGEEMNVRMESYEYESAFALGPNSGHTERDDIAVMIDICNDIGVDTIEMGNMFAMAMEASEKGYHDHELDWGDTERMIDLITEVGERDGEFADLLAAGQKRMAEALDAEDCRLDVKGQSIAAYDPRCMKGMGIAYATSNRGACHLRAYTPAAEILGVPQKVDPYEWEGKGELTATFQDLHAVSDSFDICKFNAFAEGIEEYVLQYSGMTGMEVTEDELFETGERIYTLERYYNNLAGFDGTDDSLPDRFVEGEGAMPGQGGSEGELCELDEMKAEYYEHRGWVDGVVPDEKLEALGIEVGPGTGVSSSGSGAPADD; encoded by the coding sequence ATGACTGAACTTGGCGGTTACCAGGACCACATCGCGGAGGTCGACCTCTCCTCGGAGCAGGTCAACTACCGCGGCGTGGACGACGAGGACGCAAAGAAATACATTGGGGCACGAGGGCTCGGTGTGAAGGAACTGTTCGAAGCAGGGGCAGACGTCGACCCGCTCTCGCCGGAGAACCGGCTCTGCTTCATGAACGGTCCGCTGACGGGCACCCAGACGGTGATGAGCGGCCGCATCGCAATCGTCACGAAATCCCCGCTCACGGGGACGGTGACTGACTCCCACCATGGCGGCTGGTCCGGCGCCCGGCTCAAGTGGGCCGGCTTCGACGGCCTCGTCTTCGACGGGCGGGCCGAGAAACCGGTCTACGCCTACGTCGAGGACGACGAGGTGGAACTCCGAAGCGCGGACCACCTCATGGGCAGGGGCGTCCACGACACCATCGACGCCATCGGCGAGGAGGTCGACGGCCAAATCGGCAAAAATCTCTCGGTAATGGCCATCGGCCCCGGCGGCGAGAACGAGGTGCGCTATGCCTGCATCGTCAACGAGGACGACCGGGCCTCCGGCCGCGGCGGCACCGGCTGTGTGATGGGGAACAAGAATCTGAAGGCGGTCGTCGTGAAGTCCGGGACGCGGATGCCCAAACCCAAGGACCCCGAGACGTTCAAAGAGGGCTACCAGCAGGCGATGCAGGTCATCCAGGAGTCCGACGTGACAGCCCCCAACGAGGGCGGCCTCTCGCTCTACGGCACCAACGTCTTGATGAACATCACCGAGGAGATGGACGGCCTCCCGACAAAGAACGGGAAGTACACCTCCACGAGCGCGTTCCGGGACGCCGGCGAAGGCGACATCGACGCCGAACGCGTCTCCGGAGAGAACGTCCGAGAGAACATTCTCGTCGACGAGCCGACCTGTCACTCCTGTCCGGTCGCGTGTAAGAAGGAAGTCGAGGTGACGGCCGAGCATAAGGGCGAGGAGATGAACGTTCGGATGGAGTCCTACGAGTACGAGTCGGCGTTCGCGCTGGGCCCGAACTCGGGCCACACCGAGCGTGACGACATCGCGGTGATGATCGACATCTGCAACGACATCGGTGTCGACACCATCGAAATGGGCAACATGTTCGCCATGGCGATGGAAGCCAGCGAGAAGGGCTACCACGACCACGAGCTCGACTGGGGCGACACCGAGCGCATGATCGACCTCATCACCGAGGTGGGCGAGCGTGACGGCGAGTTCGCCGATCTGCTCGCAGCGGGCCAAAAGCGGATGGCCGAAGCACTCGACGCCGAGGATTGCCGCCTCGACGTGAAGGGCCAGTCCATTGCCGCCTACGACCCACGCTGCATGAAGGGCATGGGCATCGCCTACGCCACGTCCAACCGTGGCGCCTGCCACCTGCGGGCCTACACGCCCGCCGCGGAGATCCTGGGCGTTCCCCAGAAGGTCGACCCCTACGAGTGGGAGGGCAAGGGCGAGCTGACCGCCACCTTCCAAGATCTCCACGCGGTGTCGGACAGCTTCGACATCTGCAAGTTCAACGCCTTCGCGGAAGGCATCGAAGAGTACGTCCTGCAGTACAGCGGGATGACCGGGATGGAGGTCACCGAGGACGAACTGTTCGAGACCGGTGAGCGCATCTACACCCTCGAGCGGTACTACAACAACCTCGCCGGCTTCGACGGCACCGACGACTCCCTGCCGGACCGGTTCGTCGAGGGCGAGGGGGCGATGCCCGGACAGGGCGGTAGCGAGGGCGAACTCTGCGAGCTCGACGAGATGAAGGCCGAGTACTACGAGCACCGCGGCTGGGTCGACGGCGTTGTCCCGGACGAGAAGCTCGAGGCCCTCGGCATCGAGGTCGGGCCAGGCACGGGCGTCAGTTCCAGCGGCAGCGGCGCGCCCGCTGACGACTGA
- a CDS encoding MoaD family protein (KEGG: hma:rrnAC2057 molybdopterin converting factor subunit 1~TIGRFAM: MoaD, archaeal~PFAM: ThiamineS): protein MELSLKFFANFREAVGEKTVTREFDDGATAGEVLAALEAEFADLNLLEDGDLRPQINVLRNGRGVVHMDGVDTVLEAGDTLSIFPPVAGGTDRLLSDGSGRATAEEAYRGISQRLAVRYLGNLGGDHVAGTADGEGEDVVEGDDWTATLSSAKADIAGGTLKITEVTVQFEGDPETLPDLVERFGRKAMRAGG, encoded by the coding sequence ATGGAGCTTTCGCTCAAGTTTTTCGCAAACTTCCGGGAAGCCGTCGGAGAGAAGACGGTCACCCGGGAGTTCGATGACGGCGCCACCGCGGGCGAGGTGCTCGCCGCGCTCGAAGCGGAGTTTGCCGACCTCAACCTGCTGGAGGACGGCGACCTGCGACCACAGATCAACGTCCTGCGCAACGGCCGCGGCGTGGTCCACATGGACGGCGTCGACACCGTGCTCGAAGCGGGCGACACGCTGAGTATCTTCCCGCCGGTCGCCGGCGGTACTGACAGGCTACTCTCCGACGGCTCCGGCCGAGCCACTGCCGAGGAGGCCTACCGGGGGATTTCACAACGGCTCGCCGTGCGCTATCTGGGAAATCTCGGCGGCGACCACGTCGCGGGCACCGCTGACGGCGAGGGGGAGGACGTTGTTGAGGGGGATGACTGGACAGCCACGCTCAGCTCAGCGAAGGCCGATATCGCGGGGGGCACCCTCAAGATTACGGAGGTAACAGTCCAGTTCGAGGGCGACCCCGAGACGCTCCCCGACTTGGTCGAGCGCTTCGGCCGGAAGGCGATGCGGGCCGGCGGGTAG
- a CDS encoding 2,5-didehydrogluconate reductase (manually curated~KEGG: hbo:Hbor_09520 aldo/keto reductase, diketogulonate reductase~PFAM: Aldo/keto reductase) has product MPRLGIGTYQNEDHDQCAESVRTALTMGYRNVDTAQGYDNEIAVGDGIAAADVDREEIYLASKIATEELGYDDAVATTRESAEKLGVDVIDLMYVHWPINSYDAEGTIDALNDLQDEGTVRDIGLSNFRVDQLETAMERLDAELVAHQVECHPMLPQNELREHAVEHDYWLVAYCPIARNQVIEVEAIREVAEKHDTSPAQVSLAWLLSKENVIVIPKATSEAHIQDNWAAQDLELDEADIEKIDDIDERRRVVDFDAAPWNQ; this is encoded by the coding sequence ATTCCGCGACTCGGTATCGGGACCTACCAGAACGAGGACCACGACCAGTGTGCCGAGAGCGTCCGGACAGCCCTCACCATGGGCTACCGGAACGTCGACACGGCACAGGGCTACGACAACGAGATCGCGGTCGGCGACGGCATCGCCGCGGCGGATGTCGACCGTGAGGAGATCTACCTCGCGAGCAAGATCGCGACGGAGGAGCTGGGCTACGATGACGCGGTCGCTACCACCCGCGAGAGCGCCGAGAAGCTCGGTGTCGACGTCATCGATCTGATGTACGTCCACTGGCCGATCAACAGCTACGACGCCGAGGGGACCATCGACGCGCTGAACGATCTTCAAGACGAGGGGACAGTTCGCGATATCGGCCTCTCGAACTTCCGGGTGGACCAGCTTGAGACCGCGATGGAGCGTCTCGACGCCGAGTTGGTCGCCCACCAGGTCGAGTGCCACCCCATGCTCCCCCAGAACGAACTGCGCGAACACGCCGTCGAGCACGACTACTGGCTGGTGGCGTACTGCCCGATCGCCCGTAACCAAGTGATAGAGGTCGAGGCCATCCGCGAGGTCGCCGAGAAACACGACACCTCGCCCGCGCAGGTCAGCCTCGCGTGGCTCCTCTCGAAGGAGAACGTCATCGTCATCCCGAAGGCGACGAGCGAGGCCCACATCCAGGACAACTGGGCGGCACAGGACCTCGAACTGGACGAGGCCGACATCGAGAAAATCGACGACATCGACGAACGACGGCGGGTCGTCGACTTCGACGCGGCGCCCTGGAACCAGTAA